A region from the Salvelinus sp. IW2-2015 linkage group LG19, ASM291031v2, whole genome shotgun sequence genome encodes:
- the LOC111979597 gene encoding obscurin-like, translating into MDQNLFGGAPRFLTRPKAFAVCVGKDATLSCTIVGNPTLLITWEKEKLRLTSGGRFKTVDDGNVYRLTIYDLTLEDSGQYMCRAKNNVGEAYACVTLHVGLPQEMVERAPVFMVKPTSVRVGLGGDVVFHCRVAAYPESTFDWDKDGRYLAETNRIKVSSDGDSSSLRIQSVRSLDSGTYTCRAQNSVGRSNSAATLVIDTQDSRHLGQDKSTSLLSHMQKRKEGISIYRTAETRSSSHNSTTTSSTATTTVTDGLSGLGLAHGSAALVSQLPKSVFTRTCTVTEGKHAKLSCFVTGHPKPHIIWRKDGGNIGEGRRHIMYEDQAENFILKILYCKQSDNGLYTCNASNMAGQTYSAVLVIVKEPKVPFRRKLQDVEVQEKMTAMLLCEVPVSASQASWFMEETRLEDSSKYCMEEEGTMRRLTIRNVTTNDDAVYICEMKEGSRTVAELTVLGNITKKLPRRTVVSGSDTVIFCVELEHPNSDAYWTRNGERLKPDTRISIACTLRQYTLTINHCQADDSGEVAFVAGDCKTSTRFSVAAARKHPPDPPIDVVVRNKTDSSITLHWSPPDSDRPVPIKGYMVERRKVGAQTWQRCNGMEVSPFTEITIQNITEEASYQFRISAVNDYGQSQYMEVPGTFYLEPSAELKTGLMNSTAISGEEASLSVDLSAVCSGSWSINGRLLRSGADYLITRQKTTHTLTIRTVLMEMNGAVVKFVGGGSESTCILHVKAPAIRFTSKSAHTEVVTCSAQSSAQLTTEVSDYDAQVVWMKNGRELKMGKKYECISTDRKRTLMVHNVTEEDTGIYECVLNEDRMSLQLSLKDEAKFLNKPRGPMGVAPALSGDLELNCEVSSASGVVVWRKDQTLVTEDQRTTIVSKGTQRRLVVKNVKKSDEGHYSCETVEDKVTFQVKIKEAQQAVFSNKDAVQKEVKVTLSQKATLSCEVSDPKTEVKWYKDGKLLTSSETVSTETKGRSRLLIVDKIEKKDAGDYTCEARAEKLVFKIHVSETQQSAFYNKESVQKEVKATLSQQATLSCEVSDTKTEVKWYKDGKLLTSSKTVSMSVWYPDTSQLRVAFCERLTSLALCSVKWYKDGKLLTSSKTVSMETKGKTRQLVIEKAEKKDAGEYTCEVGTEKLVYKIQVAEAQAVFXNKESVQKEVKATLSQQATLSCEVSDTKTEVKWYKDGKLLTSSKTVSTETKGKTRQLVIEKVEKKDAGEYTCEVGTEKLVYKIQVAEAPQAAFTNKDSVQKEVKANLSQKATLTCEVSDTKTEVKWYKDGKLLPSSKTVSMETKGKTRNLVIEKMEKKDGGEYTCEVGTEKLDFKIHVAGETQAAFYNKESVQKEVKATLSQKATLSCEVSDTKTEVKWYKDGKLLTSSKTVSMETKGKTRQLVIENVEKKDAGEYTCEVGAEKLAFKIQMADTQAAFTNKESVQKEVKATLSQKATLSCEVSDTKTEVKWYLSLIHI; encoded by the exons ATGGACCAGAACCTGTTTGGAGGGGCCCCCAGATTCCTCACGCGGCCCAAAGCGTTTGCAGTGTGCGTGGGCAAGGATGCCACTCTAAGCTGCACCATCGTGGGCAACCCCACCCTATTGATTACCTGGGAAAAGGAGAAGCTACGTCTGACCTCTGGGGGCCGCTTCAAGACGGTGGATGATGGTAATGTCTACCGCCTCACCATCTACGATCTAACCCTGGAAGACAGCGGCCAGTACATGTGCCGGGCCAAAAACAACGTCGGGGAGGCATACGCATGTGTAACCCTTCATGTAGGCCTTCCACAGGAGATGGTGGAGAGGGCCCCCGTCTTCATGGTCAAGCCTACCTCTGTACGCGTTGGCCTGGGGGGCGATGTGGTCTTCCACTGCCGGGTTGCTGCTTACCCAGAGTCTACATTTGACTGGGATAAGGACGGGCGTTACCTAGCCGAGACAAACCGCATCAAGGTGTCCTCGGACGGCGACAGCAGCTCCCTGAGGATCCAGAGCGTGCGCAGCCTAGACAGCGGCACGTATACCTGCCGCGCCCAGAACTCAGTGGGCCGCTCGAACTCTGCCGCCACCTTGGTCATAGACACCCAGGACTCCCGTCACCTGGGCCAGGACAAGagcacctccctcctctcccacatGCAGAAGCGTAAAGAAGGGATCTCCATCTACCGCACAGCAGAGACCCGCAGCTCCTCTCACaactccaccaccacctcttCCACGGCCACCACTACGGTCACAGACGGGCTGAGCGGTCTGGGTCTGGCCCACGGCAGCGCAGCACTGGTCAGCCAGCTACCCAAAAGCGTCTTTACCCGCACCTGCACGGTGACTGAGGGCAAGCATGCCAAGCTCAGCTGCTTCGTGACGGGTCACCCCAAGCCTCATATCATCTGGAGGAAGGATGGGGGGAACATCGGCGAGGGACGAAGGCACATCATGTATGAGGACCAGGCCGAGAATTTCATCCTCAAGATCCTGTACTGTAAGCAGAGCGACAATGGCCTGTACACCTGTAATGCCTCCAATATGGCTGGACAAACCTACAGCGCTGTGCTGGTGATTGTTAAAG AGCCCAAGGTGCCGTTCAGGAGGAAGctgcaggatgtggaggtccaggAGAAGATGACGGCCATGCTGCTGTGTGAGGTGCCCGTTTCGGCTAGCCAGGCCAGCTGGTTCATGGAGGAGACACGTCTGGAGGACAGCTCCAAGTACTGCATGGAAGAGGAGGGGACCATGCGTCGCCTCACCATCCGCAATGTCACCACTAATGATGATGCCGTCTACATCTGCGAGATGAAGGAGGGGAGCCGCACCGTAGCCGAGCTCACTGTGCTGG GGAACATCACTAAGAAGCTTCCCAGGAGGACTGTAGTGTCGGGGAGTGATACAGTGATCTTCTGCGTTGAGCTGGAGCACCCCAATTCTGACGCCTACTGGACACGCAACGGCGAGCGTCTGAAGCCGGACACACGGATATCCATTGCCTGCACCCTCAGACAGTACACGCTAACCATCAACCACTGCCAGGCCGACGACTCAGGAGAGGTGGCCTTTGTGGCTGGAGACTGCAAGACCTCCACACGATTCTCTGTCGCGG CTGCCAGAAAGCACCCTCCAGATCCCCCTATCGACGTGGTGGTGCGTAACAAGACCGACTCGTCCATCACCCTCCACTGGTCCCCCCCAGACAGTGACCGCCCCGTGCCCATCAAAGGGTACATGGTAGAGAGGAGGAAGGTGGGTGCCCAGACCTGGCAGAGGTGCAATGGCATGGAGGTCAGCCCCTTTACTGAGATCACGATCCAGAATATCACAGAGGAGGCCAGCTACCAGTTCCGCATCTCCGCAGTCAACGACTACGGCCAGAGCCAATACATGGAGGTGCCTGGGACCTTCTACCTCG AGCCCTCTGCAGAGCTGAAGACAGGCCTGATGAACAGCACAGCCATCTCAGGCGAGGAGGCCTCCCTCTCCGTGGACCTGTCTGCCGTGTGCTCTGGCTCCTGGTCTATCAACGGCCGCCTCCTGCGGAGTGGGGCTGACTACCTCATCACACGCCAAAAGACCACACATACGCTGACGATCCGAACTGTCTTGATGGAGATGAATGGAGCAGTGGTCAAATTTGTGGGCGGTGGCTCCGAGAGCACTTGTATACTCCACGTGAAGG CTCCAGCTATCCGGTTCACCAGTAAGTCCGCTCACACTGAGGTGGTGACCTGCAGCGCCCAGTCCTCCGCCCAGCTGACCACAGAGGTGTCCGATTATGATGCTCAG GTGGTCTGGATGAAGAATGGACGGGAGCTGAAGATGGGCAAGAAGTATGAGTGCATAAGCACCGACCGCAAGAGGACCCTGATGGTGCACAACGTCACCGAAGAGGACACGGGAATCTATGAGTGTGTCTTAAATGAAGACCGAATGTCCCTGCAGCTTTCTCTAAAAG ATGAAGCCAAGTTCCTGAACAAGCCCAGGGGTCCCATGGGGGTGGCGCCTGCCCTCAGCGGGGACCTTGAGTTGAACTGTGAGGTGTCGTCTGCAAGCGGGGTGGTGGTGTGGAGGAAGGATCAGACATTGGTCACTGAGGACCAAAGAACCACCATCGTCTCCAAAGGGACACAGAGGAGACTGGTCGTCAAGAATGTCAAGAAGAGTGACGAGGGACACTACTCCTGCGAGACAGTCGAGGACAAAGTCACATTCCAGGTCAAGATAAAAG AAGCCCAACAGGCTGTCTTCTCCAACAAGGACGCTGTACAGAAGGAGGTGAAAGTTACTCTCTCCCAGAAAGCCACTCTGAGCTGTGAGGTGTCTGACCCCAAGACAGAGGTGAAATGGTACAAGGATGGCAAGCTGCTGACTTCCAGTGAGACAGTCTCCACGGAGACAAAGGGCAGGAGTCGTCTGTTGATAGTAGACAAAATTGAGAAGAAGGATGCTGGAGATTACACCTGTGAGGCTAGAGCAGAGAAGCTGGTCTTTAAAATACATGTTTCAG AAACCCAACAGTCTGCCTTCTACAACAAGGAGTCTGTACAGAAGGAGGTGAAAGCTACTCTCTCACAGCAAGCCACTCTGAGCTGTGAGGTGTCTGATACCAAGACAGAGGTGAAATGGTACAAGGATGGCAAGCTGCTGACTTCCAGTAAGACCGTCTCCATGTCTGTCTGGTATCCAGACACCTCACAGCTCAGAGTGGCTTTCTGTGAGAGA CTGACGAGTCTTGCCCTTTGCTCGGTGAAATGGTACAAGGATGGCAAGCTGCTGACTTCCAGTAAGACCGTCTCCATGGAGACAAAGGGCAAGACTCGTCAGCTGGTGATAGAGAAGGCGGAGAAGAAGGATGCTGGAGAGTACACCTGTGAGGTTGGAACGGAGAAACTGGTCTATAAGATTCAGGTGGCAG AAGCCCAGGCTGTCTTCWMCAACAAGGAGTCTGTACAGAAGGAGGTGAAAGCTACTCTCTCACAGCAAGCCACTCTGAGCTGTGAGGTGTCCGACACCAAGACAGAGGTGAAATGGTACAAGGACGGCAAGCTGCTGACTTCCAGTAAGACCGTCTCCACGGAGACAAAGGGCAAGACTCGTCAGCTGGTGATAGAGAAGGTGGAGAAGAAGGATGCTGGAGAGTACACCTGTGAGGTTGGAACGGAGAAACTGGTCTATAAGATTCAGGTGGCAG AAGCACCACAGGCTGCATTCACCAACAAGGACTCTGTACAGAAGGAGGTGAAAGCTAATCTCTCACAGAAAGCCACTCTGACCTGTGAGGTGTCCGACACCAAGACAGAGGTGAAATGGTACAAGGACGGCAAGCTGCTGCCTTCCAGTAAGACCGTCTCCATGGAGACAAAGGGCAAGACTCGTAATCTAGTGATAGAAAAGATGGAGAAGAAGGATGGTGGAGAGTACACCTGTGAGGTGGGAACAGAAAAGCTGGACTTCAAGATACACGTGGCAGGAG AAACTCAGGCTGCCTTCTACAACAAGGAGTCTGTACAAAAAGAGGTGAAAGCTACTCTCTCCCAGAAAGCCACTCTGAGCTGTGAGGTGTCCGACACCAAGACAGAGGTGAAATGGTACAAGGACGGCAAGCTACTGACTTCCAGTAAGACCGTCTCCATGGAGACAAAGGGCAAGACTCGTCAGCTGGTGATAGAAAATGTGGAGAAGAAGGATGCTGGAGAGTACACCTGTGAGGTTGGAGCAGAGAAACTAGCCTTCAAGATTCAGATGGCAG ACACTCAAGCAGCCTTCACCAACAAGGAGTCTGTACAGAAGGAGGTGAAAGCTACTCTCTCCCAGAAAGCCACTCTGAGCTGTGAGGTGTCTGATACCAAGACAGAGGTGAAAtggtacctgtctcttatacacatctag